A single genomic interval of Pomacea canaliculata isolate SZHN2017 linkage group LG5, ASM307304v1, whole genome shotgun sequence harbors:
- the LOC112563982 gene encoding LOW QUALITY PROTEIN: nucleolar complex protein 3 homolog (The sequence of the model RefSeq protein was modified relative to this genomic sequence to represent the inferred CDS: inserted 1 base in 1 codon), producing MAPKKKSSKSKSGSSFKVANKKLNKYAKQGKLRKLREKQKKKELKQKRNHQIVDAAPTVNENENIREEETPLQEEDFSYFGSNVDGSSFITSVIKREQRKRHRNGNDDGEAHFEKVPRKWLAGDAEEEKLLLPIKVEGKVIPQVMKLNDFTDKKDNGSVKQIEETGDKEAMDVEKKPAVLPPLLTSAEIFAIRRKKLAERKEKIAELASAVVQNPEESMGKLKELRSMLGEADPDVCLTVRKLVMVSICEVFKDIIPGYRLRMPSAKEKEQRMKQETKKLMDFEAALLLSYKTYLEFLEITAKRKTFGNSYRTKRLGFVDISLPQNSLQDLSEVAVRCLCELLVTHPHYSDVVCNVVKQIFRTDRXGDVSLEIVRAITKMVKNVGTDVQPKVLETFMALKIKEVNTEATDGKKKMQRKERFQKFSRRERKHLKQKEDLEKELQETRASEDRQKRLQMNTEIVQMVFLTFFRILKQDIKSSLLPVVLEGLAKFSHLINIEFFHDLFVVFNQLIDSGELTHREILHCIQTAFTILSGQGAALNIDPTCFYTNMYQVLLHIHAGSSPDDAGLVLACVDVMITRRKKQMNQQRVLAYIKRLTTMCLQHLPEAVCGFLAGTRCLVSMFPYAEVLYDQEAESSGVYMPYLPQPEHCNANSTALWELYALRKHFHPEVRKFANSVLCAYSASGRGHVSADLTKKTPSEVFSFFLKKELFDPNLPAKPSNKTKKIVSDFRNEDFKQYLSKHLGQ from the exons ATGGCGCCA aaaaagaaatcttcGAAGTCAAAGTCTGGAAGTTCATTTAAAGTTGCAAACAAGAAACTCAACAAGTATGCTAAACAAGGTAAACTAAGAAAATTGagagaaaagcagaagaaaaaggagCTGAAGCAGAAACGTAACCACCAAATTGTGGATGCCGCTCCGACAGTTAATGAAAACGAGAACataagagaagaagaaactcCCCTACAAGAAGAGGACTTTAGTTATTTTGGTTCTAATGTTGATGGAAGCAGCTTCATTACCAGCGTCATTAAGAG GGAGCAAAGAAAGCGTCATCGAAATGGAAATGACGATGGCGAAGCACACTTTGAGAAAGTGCCACGAAAGTGGCTAGCAGGAGATGCGGAAGAAGAAAAGCTGCTGTTGCCTATTAAAGTGGAAGGGAAAGTTATTCCACAAGTGATGAAACTGAATGACTTCACAGATAAGAAGGATAATGGCAGTGTAAAACAAATAGAAGAAACAG GTGATAAAGAAGCCATGGATGTAGAAAAGAAGCCTGCCGTGCTGCCACCATTGCTGACCAGTGCAGAAATCTTTGCCATACGAAGAAAAAAGCTTGCTGAGcgaaaagagaaaattgcagAGCTTGCCAGTGCTGTCGTGCAAAATCCTGAAGAGTCT ATGGGGAAATTGAAGGAGTTGAGAAGCATGCTTGGTGAAGCAGATCCAGATGTCTGCTTGACAGTTCGCAAGCTGGTCATGGTCTCCATCTGTGAGGTTTTTAAAGATATCATTCCTGGCTATCGTTTGCGCATGCCAAGTGCCAAGGAGAAAGAGCAGAGG atgaaGCAAGAAACCAAAAAACTAATGGACTTTGAAGCTGCACTCCTGCTGAGCTATAAAACCTATCTGGAATTTTTGGAGATCACAGCAAAAA gAAAAACATTTGGAAATTCATACAGAACTAAAAGGCTTGGCTTTGTAGATATATCTCTACCTCAGAACAGTCTTCAG GATTTGAGTGAAGTGGCTGTGCGGTGCTTATGTGAACTACTGGTAACCCATCCACAT TACTCCGATGTGGTGTGTAATGTAGTTAAACAGATTTTCCGAACAGACA GAGGTGATGTTAGTCTTGAG ATTGTGAGGGCGATTACTAAGATGGTAAAAAATGTGGGAACAGATGTGCAGCCAAAG gtgCTTGAAACATTTATGGCCCTTAAAATCAAAGAAGTGAACACTGAGGCAACTGATGGAAAAAAGAAGATGCAGCGAAAAGAAAGGTTTCAAAAATTTtccaggagagaaagaaag catctgaaacaaaaagaagatcTAGAAAAGGAGTTACAGGAGACACGAGCATCAGAGGATAGACAGAAACGTCTGCAAATG AACACAGAAATAGTGCAGATGGTTTTCCTTACATTCTTTCGAATCTTGAAACAAGATATAAAGTCATCCCTTCTGCCTGTTGTATTGGAAGGTCTGGCAAA GTTTTCCCACCTAATCAACATAGAGTTCTTCCATGatttgtttgtggtgtttaaCCAGCTGATAGACTCAGGG GAACTGACACACAGGGAGATATTGCACTGCATACAAACAGCATTCACCATTCTCAGTGGCCAGGGAGCTGCCCTCAACATTGACCCTACGTGTTTCTATACAAACATGTATCAAGTCTTACTTCACATACATGCAG GCAGTTCACCAGATGATGCTGGTCTTGTTTTAGCCTGTGTGGATGTGATGATCACGCGACGTAAGAAACAG ATGAACCAGCAACGTGTTTTAGCCTACATCAAGCGCCTGACTACCATGTGTCTTCAGCACTTACCTGAAGCTGTGTGTGGCTTCCTGGCAGGTACCAGATGTCTCGTTTCG ATGTTTCCTTATGCGGAGGTGCTATATGACCAAGAGGCAGAGAGTAGTGGAGTGTATATGCCTTATTTGCCTCAACCAGAACACTGCAATGCAAACAGTACTGCTCTGTGGGAGTTGTATGCATTGAGG aaacaCTTCCATCCTGAAGTTCGAAAGTTTGCAAATTCAGTGTTGTGTGCATACTCTGCCTCAGGCAGAGGACATGTGTCAGCTGACCTCACCAAAAA AACACCATCAGAAGTGTTTTCATTCTTcctgaaaaaagaattatttgacCCTAATCTACCAGCAAAGCCAAGCAACAAGACAAAG AAAATTGTCAGCGATTTCAGAAATGAAGACTTCAAACAATACCTGTCTAAACACCTGGGGCAGTAA
- the LOC112563750 gene encoding ribonuclease H2 subunit A-like has translation MSLNKMDLSSFEKDRSKNCTLESPIDDRLKNEPCWLGIDEAGRGPVLGPLVYGICFSPIADKDKFREMGFADSKTLTEEQRESIFQKICETNNMIGWMVDILSPTYISRSMLRRAKYNLNALSHDCAIGLVQKALNRGVNIAEVYVDTVGDPAKYQAKMQDIFPSIQVTVAKKADSLFPVVSAASICAKVARDRAVKNWQFAEGVYIQDNNFGSGYPNDPATKKFLKENIDDVFGFPNFVRFSWSTAALILEREAVSVVWEDDEVETQESSGTSSLLQYFKKADEDQKMQRHRFFTESSLSHLTAL, from the exons ATGTCTCTCAATAAGATGGATCTGTCATCatttgaaaaagacagaagtaaAAATTGTACACTAGAATCTCCAATAGATGATCGCTTGAAGAATGAACCATGCTGGCTTGGCATCGATGAAGCAGGCCGAGGACCTGTTCTTG gccCACTTGTGtatgggatctgcttcagcccAATTGCTGATAAAGACAAATTCAGAGAAATGGGATTTGCAG ACTCTAAGACACTTACGGAGGAGCAGCGTGAAAGCATCTTCCAAAAGATTTGTGAAACAAACAACATGATTGGCTGGATGGTAGACATCTTATCTCCAACATACATCTCAAGGAGCATGTTACGAAG GGCGAAATATAATCTAAATGCCTTATCACATGACTGTGCAATTGGACTTGTGCAAAAGGCTTTGAACAGAGGTGTCAACATTGCAGAA GTGTATGTTGACACAGTAGGAGACCCTGCAAAATACCAGGCCAAGATGCAGGATATATTTCCATCCATTCAGGTCACAGTAGCAAAGAAGGCCGATTCTTTGTTTCCTGTTGTCAGTGCTGCAAGTATTTGTGCCAAG GTGGCCAGAGATAGAGCTGTTAAAAACTGGCAGTTTGCAGAAGGGGTGTACATTCAAGACAACAACTTTGGATCAGGTTATCCTAATG ATCCCGCTACCAAGAAGTTTCTAAAGGAAAACATCGATGACGTCTTTGGGTTCCCCAATTTTGTCCGCTTTAGTTGGTCCACAGCAGCCCTGATCTTGGAACGAGAAGCAGTTTCTGTGGTATG GGAAGATGATGAAGTTGAAACCCAAGAGTCTTCTGGCACCAGTTCTTTGttacagtattttaaaaaggcaGATGAAGATCAGAAAATGCAGAGGCATCGTTTTTTTACTGAAAGTTCACTTAGTCATTTAACAGCCCTTTAA